A stretch of Gammaproteobacteria bacterium DNA encodes these proteins:
- a CDS encoding DUF1778 domain-containing protein, with the protein MATASSNLMIRVDAESKECIARAAALRRVSVSDYVRSVVVSQARRELDAAEHQVVALTPDEQLAFWQALTEPPRLTDAQRALGALMRGE; encoded by the coding sequence ATGGCCACCGCTTCCAGCAACCTCATGATTCGGGTCGACGCCGAGAGCAAGGAATGCATCGCTCGCGCCGCCGCGCTGCGGCGCGTCAGCGTCAGCGACTACGTCCGGTCGGTCGTCGTCTCCCAGGCCCGGCGCGAGCTCGATGCGGCGGAGCATCAGGTCGTGGCGTTGACGCCCGACGAGCAACTCGCCTTCTGGCAGGCGCTCACCGAGCCGCCACGACTGACCGATGCGCAACGGGCACTCGGAGCGCTGATGCGGGGAGAGTAG
- a CDS encoding phosphoketolase family protein, with product MTTSTSTSKSKSKSKSGTRDAAPTNGPLGAAELRQVHAFWRACNYLALGMIYLRDNPLLRRPLDPADIKNRLLGHWGASPGLSFVYTHLNRVIRKHDLDVLFMAGPGHGAPGVLGPVWLEGTYGEVYPEKGWGEEGLRTFLRDFSFPGGVGSHCTPETPGSIHEGGELGYVLSHACGAAFDNPELIVAAVVGDGEAETGPLATSWHIGKFLSPLRDGAVLPVLSLNGYKINNPTLLARVSHEELEALFRGYGWTPHFVEGSEPEAMHQEMAAVLDRCVAEIRAEQAKARASGKAHRPRWPMIVLRSPKGWTAPAEIDGHKVEGFWRAHQVPITDPKTSPAHLQLLEQWLRSYRPEELFDADGVPAAELRAFAPSGPRRMGANPHANGGMLKRALRMPDFRDYAIAVEKPGTERRENTRPLGAMLRDVMRANPNNFRVFGPDENTSNRLTALYEVSKKLWLADLLPEDADGGELATDGRVVEMLSEHTLEGMLEGYLLTGRHGFFSTYEAFAHVIDSMFNQHAKWLDICNHLSWREEVASLNLLITSTVWRQDHNGFTHQDPGFLDVVVNKSGKVTRIYLPPDVNSLLSVADHCLRSENYVNVIVCDKQAHLQYLGMAEAVVHCAKGVGIWRWASTDEGDEPDVVMASAGDITTLEALAATAMLRGEFPDLRIRFVNVVDLFKLQSEGEHPHGLSDRDFDSLFTVDRPIIFNFHGYPWLIHRLAYRRTNHKNLHVRGYKEKGNINTPLELAINNQIDRFSLAIDVIDRVPRLRVAGAHAKERFRNLQIEARNYAHEHGVDMPEHANWRWPL from the coding sequence ATGACGACGAGCACGAGTACGAGCAAGAGCAAGAGCAAGAGCAAGAGCGGTACCCGCGACGCCGCGCCGACGAATGGCCCGCTCGGCGCCGCGGAGCTGCGTCAGGTGCACGCCTTCTGGCGTGCGTGCAACTACCTGGCCCTGGGGATGATCTACCTGCGCGACAATCCCCTGTTGCGCCGGCCGCTCGACCCCGCGGACATCAAGAACCGGCTGCTCGGGCACTGGGGCGCGAGCCCGGGCCTGTCGTTCGTCTACACGCACCTGAATCGCGTCATCCGCAAGCACGACCTGGACGTCCTCTTCATGGCCGGGCCGGGTCACGGGGCGCCGGGGGTCCTGGGGCCGGTCTGGCTCGAGGGGACCTACGGCGAGGTCTACCCGGAGAAGGGCTGGGGCGAGGAGGGACTGCGCACGTTCCTGCGGGACTTCTCGTTCCCTGGCGGGGTGGGAAGCCACTGCACCCCCGAGACCCCGGGGTCCATCCACGAGGGCGGCGAGCTCGGCTACGTGCTCTCCCACGCCTGCGGGGCGGCCTTCGACAACCCCGAGCTCATCGTGGCCGCGGTGGTGGGCGACGGGGAGGCCGAGACCGGGCCGCTCGCGACCTCCTGGCACATCGGCAAGTTCCTGAGCCCGCTGCGGGACGGGGCTGTGCTGCCGGTGCTGAGCCTGAACGGCTACAAGATCAACAACCCGACGCTGCTCGCCCGCGTGAGCCACGAGGAGCTGGAGGCGCTCTTCCGGGGCTACGGCTGGACTCCCCACTTCGTCGAGGGGTCCGAGCCCGAGGCGATGCACCAGGAGATGGCCGCGGTGCTCGACCGGTGCGTGGCGGAGATCCGCGCCGAGCAGGCGAAGGCCCGCGCGAGCGGCAAGGCCCACCGCCCGCGCTGGCCCATGATCGTGCTGCGCAGCCCCAAGGGCTGGACCGCTCCGGCGGAGATCGACGGGCACAAGGTCGAGGGCTTCTGGCGCGCGCACCAGGTTCCCATCACGGACCCGAAGACGAGCCCGGCCCACCTGCAGCTGCTGGAGCAGTGGCTGCGCAGCTACCGCCCGGAGGAACTGTTCGACGCGGACGGGGTCCCGGCGGCCGAGCTGCGGGCCTTTGCGCCGTCAGGCCCGCGGCGCATGGGCGCCAACCCCCACGCGAACGGCGGCATGCTGAAGCGGGCGTTGCGGATGCCGGACTTCCGGGACTACGCCATCGCGGTCGAGAAGCCCGGGACGGAGCGCCGGGAGAACACCCGCCCCCTCGGCGCGATGCTGCGCGACGTCATGCGCGCCAACCCGAACAACTTCCGGGTCTTCGGCCCCGACGAGAACACCTCGAACCGGCTCACCGCGCTCTACGAGGTGAGCAAGAAGCTGTGGCTCGCCGACCTCCTGCCGGAGGACGCGGACGGGGGCGAGCTCGCGACCGACGGGCGCGTGGTGGAGATGCTCTCCGAGCACACCCTGGAGGGGATGCTCGAGGGGTATCTCCTCACCGGCCGCCACGGCTTCTTCTCGACCTACGAGGCCTTCGCCCACGTCATCGACTCCATGTTCAACCAGCACGCCAAGTGGCTGGACATCTGCAATCACCTGTCCTGGCGCGAGGAGGTGGCCTCGCTCAACCTGCTCATCACCTCGACCGTCTGGCGCCAGGACCACAACGGCTTCACCCATCAGGACCCCGGCTTCCTCGACGTGGTGGTGAACAAGAGCGGCAAGGTGACGCGGATCTACCTGCCGCCCGACGTGAACAGCCTGCTCTCCGTCGCCGACCACTGCCTGCGCAGCGAGAACTACGTCAACGTCATCGTCTGCGACAAGCAGGCGCACCTGCAGTACCTCGGCATGGCCGAGGCCGTCGTGCACTGCGCGAAGGGCGTCGGGATCTGGCGCTGGGCGAGCACCGACGAGGGGGATGAGCCCGACGTCGTGATGGCGAGCGCGGGCGACATCACGACGCTCGAGGCGCTTGCCGCCACCGCGATGCTGCGGGGCGAGTTCCCGGACCTCAGGATCCGTTTCGTGAACGTGGTGGACCTCTTCAAGCTGCAGTCCGAGGGCGAGCACCCCCACGGGCTGTCGGACCGGGACTTCGACAGCCTGTTCACGGTGGACCGGCCGATCATCTTCAACTTCCACGGCTATCCCTGGCTCATCCACCGCCTCGCCTACCGGCGCACCAACCACAAGAACCTGCACGTGCGCGGCTACAAGGAGAAGGGCAACATCAACACCCCGTTGGAGTTGGCGATCAACAACCAGATCGACCGATTCAGTCTCGCCATCGACGTGATCGACCGCGTACCGCGCCTGCGCGTGGCCGGTGCCCACGCCAAGGAACGGTTCCGCAACTTGCAGATCGAGGCGCGCAACTACGCCCACGAGCACGGCGTGGACATGCCCGAGCACGCGAACTGGCGCTGGCCCCTGTAG
- a CDS encoding GlsB/YeaQ/YmgE family stress response membrane protein — translation MGLIGDVVVGILAGWVTGMVRRGRGYGLVGNLVVGAVGASVGGFLVGIVGFEPDSLLTGVITAVAGAAGLLYLVDRVWQRAFQGAD, via the coding sequence ATGGGCCTCATCGGCGATGTCGTCGTCGGGATCCTGGCCGGCTGGGTGACCGGCATGGTGCGCCGGGGGCGCGGCTACGGCCTCGTCGGCAACCTGGTGGTGGGGGCCGTCGGGGCGTCGGTCGGCGGCTTCCTCGTCGGGATCGTCGGTTTCGAGCCCGACAGCCTGCTGACCGGCGTGATCACCGCGGTCGCGGGGGCCGCGGGGCTCCTGTATCTGGTCGACCGGGTCTGGCAGCGGGCCTTCCAGGGCGCGGACTGA
- a CDS encoding N-acetyltransferase, whose protein sequence is MVRFPAGFQVEPLERRHPRSSFRSGQAQVDHWLATGALQSQKKHLSATRVLIDPQGAVAGFYTLATAQADFSDLPPDLARQLPRRNLPVAVLAWLGVAEDLQGEGLGSRLLAQALRDCHDAGRTFPVVAVILDCIDEKAKTFYRRWDFRPLPGHANRLFLSWRELEAMVAGVS, encoded by the coding sequence TTGGTCCGTTTCCCCGCCGGTTTCCAGGTCGAGCCGCTCGAGCGCCGGCATCCCCGTTCCTCCTTTCGAAGCGGTCAGGCGCAGGTCGACCACTGGCTCGCGACCGGGGCCCTCCAGAGCCAGAAGAAACACCTGTCGGCAACCCGGGTGCTCATCGACCCACAAGGTGCCGTCGCCGGCTTCTACACGCTCGCCACCGCCCAGGCAGATTTCAGTGACCTGCCACCCGACCTGGCGCGACAACTTCCCCGGCGCAATCTGCCGGTCGCCGTACTGGCGTGGCTCGGTGTCGCCGAAGATCTGCAGGGGGAAGGGCTCGGCAGCCGCCTGCTCGCCCAGGCGCTGCGGGACTGCCACGACGCCGGGCGCACGTTCCCGGTGGTCGCCGTCATCCTCGACTGCATCGACGAGAAGGCGAAGACCTTCTATCGGCGCTGGGACTTCCGCCCACTGCCGGGCCACGCCAATCGCCTGTTCCTGAGCTGGCGGGAGCTCGAGGCGATGGTGGCCGGCGTGTCCTGA